A genome region from Natronobeatus ordinarius includes the following:
- a CDS encoding dihydrolipoamide acetyltransferase family protein yields MVREFKLPDVGEGVAEGELVSWLVEEGDEVTEDQPIAEVETDKALVEVPSPVNGTVRELHWEEGDVVPVGDLFITYDVEGEAPDEAAAADAEPTGDEAAETEGSPGATGADAEEVATPEGRVFAPPRVRRLAREEGVDLAQLEGSGPGGRITEGDVRAAAEGQEAAAGAEPATGEADAATDVEPEAEPADAVAEAEGTTAGTAVPAGVEPADRDRTLAAPATRRLAQEEGVDIDEVPTDEERDGEAFVTPEAVQEYAEAQRRAQEADVATVATGETGPRERREPFKGVRRTIAEAMERSKYTAPHVTHHDEVDVTKLVETREQLKPLAEEQGIRLTYMPFIMKAVVASLKEFPEMNAMIDDENEEIVYRNYYNLGVAAATDAGLMVPVVEDADRKGMLQLSSETDELVTKARERTISPDELRGSTFTITNIGGIGGEYATPVLNYPEAGILAVGEIKRKPRVVTDEDGTESIEPRSVMTLSLSFDHRLIDGAEGASFTNKVMEYLEHPELLLLE; encoded by the coding sequence ATGGTCCGAGAGTTCAAACTACCCGACGTCGGCGAAGGGGTCGCCGAGGGTGAACTCGTCTCCTGGCTGGTCGAGGAAGGCGACGAGGTTACAGAGGACCAGCCGATCGCCGAAGTCGAGACGGACAAGGCGCTCGTCGAGGTTCCCTCGCCGGTGAACGGGACGGTTCGAGAACTTCACTGGGAGGAAGGCGACGTCGTCCCCGTGGGAGACCTGTTCATCACGTACGACGTCGAGGGTGAGGCGCCCGACGAAGCGGCTGCGGCCGACGCGGAACCCACCGGGGACGAGGCGGCCGAGACGGAAGGCAGCCCGGGCGCGACCGGGGCTGACGCCGAGGAGGTCGCCACGCCCGAGGGCCGCGTCTTCGCCCCGCCGCGGGTGCGACGGCTGGCCCGCGAGGAGGGCGTCGACCTCGCCCAGCTCGAGGGAAGCGGTCCCGGCGGCCGAATCACCGAGGGTGACGTGCGCGCCGCCGCAGAGGGCCAGGAAGCGGCTGCGGGCGCCGAACCTGCGACCGGTGAGGCCGACGCCGCGACCGATGTAGAGCCGGAGGCGGAACCAGCGGATGCGGTCGCCGAGGCTGAGGGGACTACCGCCGGAACGGCCGTCCCTGCGGGCGTCGAACCGGCTGACCGAGACCGGACGCTGGCGGCACCCGCCACGCGTCGGCTCGCCCAGGAGGAAGGCGTCGACATCGACGAGGTGCCGACCGACGAGGAGCGCGACGGCGAGGCGTTCGTCACGCCCGAGGCGGTCCAGGAGTACGCCGAGGCCCAGCGTCGGGCCCAGGAAGCGGACGTCGCTACGGTTGCGACCGGCGAGACCGGGCCGCGCGAGCGACGCGAGCCGTTCAAGGGCGTCCGGCGGACGATCGCGGAGGCGATGGAGCGCTCGAAGTACACCGCGCCACACGTCACCCACCACGACGAGGTGGACGTGACGAAGCTCGTCGAGACGCGCGAGCAGCTCAAGCCGCTCGCCGAGGAGCAGGGTATCCGGCTGACGTACATGCCGTTCATCATGAAGGCGGTGGTGGCGTCGCTGAAGGAGTTCCCGGAGATGAACGCGATGATCGACGACGAGAACGAGGAGATCGTCTACCGGAACTACTACAACCTGGGCGTGGCGGCGGCGACCGACGCCGGGTTGATGGTGCCCGTCGTCGAAGACGCCGACCGGAAGGGCATGCTCCAGCTCTCCTCGGAGACCGACGAGCTGGTGACGAAGGCTCGAGAGCGCACCATCTCCCCCGACGAACTGCGGGGCTCGACGTTCACGATCACGAACATCGGTGGCATCGGCGGCGAGTACGCCACGCCGGTGCTCAACTACCCCGAGGCGGGCATTCTGGCGGTCGGCGAGATCAAACGCAAGCCCCGCGTCGTCACCGACGAGGACGGGACCGAGTCGATCGAACCGCGGTCGGTGATGACGCTGTCGCTGTCGTTCGACCACCGACTGATCGACGGGGCGGAGGGCGCGAGCTTCACGAACAAGGTGATGGAGTACCTCGAACACCCCGAACTGCTGTTACTAGAATAA
- a CDS encoding alpha-ketoacid dehydrogenase subunit beta — translation MAAESENLTLVQAVRDGLHAEMERDEDVLVMGEDVGKNGGVFRATEGLYEEFGEDRVIDTPLAESGIVGTAVGMAAYGLKPVPEIQFLGFIYPAFDQIVSHVARLRTRSRGRYTCPMVIRAPYGGGIRAPEHHSESTEAMFVHQPGLKVVVPSTPYDTKGLLTSAIRDPDPVLFLEPKLIYRAFREEVPNDSYEVPIGKAAVRREGADISVFTWGAMTRPTLEAAEELAGEIDVEVVDVRTLSPIDTDTIVESFTKTGRGAIVHEAPKTAGLGAEITATIQEECLLYQEAPIKRITGFDTPFPLYALEDYYLPEPARITEGIREAMEF, via the coding sequence ATGGCTGCAGAATCGGAAAACCTCACGCTGGTACAGGCGGTCCGGGATGGACTGCACGCGGAGATGGAACGCGACGAAGACGTCTTAGTGATGGGTGAGGACGTCGGGAAGAACGGCGGCGTCTTCCGCGCCACCGAAGGGCTCTACGAGGAGTTCGGCGAGGATCGCGTAATCGACACGCCGCTGGCCGAGTCGGGCATCGTCGGCACGGCGGTCGGGATGGCCGCCTACGGCCTGAAACCCGTACCCGAGATCCAGTTTTTGGGCTTCATCTACCCCGCGTTCGACCAGATCGTCAGTCACGTCGCGCGACTGCGCACGCGATCGCGCGGCCGATACACCTGTCCGATGGTGATCCGGGCCCCCTACGGCGGCGGCATCCGCGCGCCCGAACACCACTCCGAATCCACCGAAGCGATGTTCGTCCACCAGCCCGGGCTCAAGGTCGTCGTCCCCTCGACGCCCTACGACACCAAGGGGCTGCTGACGAGCGCGATCCGCGATCCCGACCCCGTGCTCTTTCTGGAACCGAAACTGATCTACCGGGCGTTCCGCGAGGAGGTACCGAACGACTCCTACGAGGTGCCGATCGGCAAGGCCGCCGTCCGCCGTGAGGGCGCGGACATCTCCGTCTTCACCTGGGGCGCGATGACGCGGCCGACGCTCGAGGCGGCCGAGGAACTCGCGGGCGAGATCGACGTCGAGGTCGTCGACGTGCGCACGCTGTCGCCGATCGACACCGACACCATCGTCGAGTCGTTCACGAAGACCGGTCGCGGCGCCATCGTCCACGAGGCGCCCAAAACGGCCGGCCTCGGCGCGGAGATCACGGCGACGATCCAGGAGGAGTGTCTGCTCTATCAGGAGGCACCGATCAAGCGCATCACCGGCTTCGACACGCCGTTCCCGCTGTACGCGCTCGAGGACTACTACCTGCCCGAACCGGCGCGCATCACCGAGGGAATCAGGGAGGCGATGGAGTTCTAG